From Coffea arabica cultivar ET-39 chromosome 2e, Coffea Arabica ET-39 HiFi, whole genome shotgun sequence, the proteins below share one genomic window:
- the LOC113732012 gene encoding ras-related protein RABD2a codes for MNPEYDYLFKLLLIGDSGVGKSCLLLRFADDSYSESYISTIGVDFKIRTVEQDGKTIKLQIWDTAGQERFRTITSSYYRGAHGIIVVYDVTDQESFNNVKQWLNEIDRYASENVNKILVGNKSDLTDKKVVSYETAKAFADEIGIPFLETSAKDATNVEQAFMAMSAAIKNRMASQPAMNNAKPPTVNMRGQPVAQNSGCCSS; via the exons ATGAATCCGGAATA CGATTATTTGTTCAAACTGTTGCTTATTGGAGATTCTGGTGTTGGAAAATCATGTCTTCTTCTGAGATTTGCG GATGATTCATATTCGGAAAGTTATATAAGCACCATTGGAGTTGATTTT AAAATACGTACTGTGGAACAAGATGGAAAGACTATTAAACTTCAAATT TGGGACACTGCTGGACAAGAACGTTTTAGGACCATCACTAGCAGCTACTATCGTGGAGCACATGGTATCATT GTGGTTTATGATGTGACAGATCAAGAAAGCTTCAACAATGTTAAGCAGTGGCTTAATGAAATTGATCGCTATGCAAGTGAAAATGTTAATAAAATTCTAGTTGGAAATAAGTCCGATCTCACTGATAAGAAAGTTGTTTCCTATGAGACGGCTAAG GCATTTGCTGATGAAATTGGTATTCCATTTTTGGAAACTAGTGCTAAAGATGCTACTAATGTGGAGCAAGCTTTCATGGCGATGTCTGCTGCCATAAAGAATAG GATGGCAAGCCAACCAGCCATGAACAATGCTAAGCCTCCCACAGTTAATATGCGTGGGCAGCCTGTTGCACAGAATAGTGGCTGCTGCTCGTCATGA